From a single Solenopsis invicta isolate M01_SB chromosome 4, UNIL_Sinv_3.0, whole genome shotgun sequence genomic region:
- the LOC105206462 gene encoding uncharacterized protein LOC105206462 isoform X2, with translation MICNEGLPEFDVPPSGSLTIDKLVIYDTNNLKWNVTDVKMRGFCDLNVNSINVSTDKLHFKIDMMSENIILDAMYNFDIQLLVPLANKGLIHVTLDNSTNKVDVELKEVMKNGVTEIYASKIKSKIDVIKFSFEFNDEEEGSSQQLHKILSQIINDNSKEIINMFKPIVEEMISKLILSIFNKITYNRFKQLFPDEA, from the exons ATGATTTGCAATGAAGGATTACCAGAATTTGATGTTCCTCCCAGTGGGTCACTAACTATTGACAAATTAGTTATTTACgacacaaataatttaaaatggaaCGTGACAGATGTAAAAATGAGAGGTTTTTGTGATTTGAATGTAAACTCTATTAACGTATCTACCGATAAGCTTCATTTCAAGATTGATATGATGTCTGAAAATATTATCCTAGACGCTATGTATAACTTCGATATACAATTACTGGTGCCACTCGCTAACAAAGGACTAATTCACGTTACTTTAG ATAACTCAACCAATAAGGTGGATGTAGAATTAAAAGAGGTAATGAAGAATGGTGTAACAGAAATATACGCATCGAAAATAAAATCGAAGATAGATGTTATAAAATTCAGTTTTGAATTTAATGACGAGGAGGAGGGCTCATCTCAACAACTACATAAAATTCTTTCCCAAATTATAAACGACAACTCCAAAGagattataaatatgtttaaaccAATAGTGGAAGAGATGATATCTAAATTGATTctgtcaatttttaacaaaataacttATAATAGATTTAAGCAATTGTTTCCTGATGAAGCTTGA
- the LOC105206462 gene encoding protein takeout isoform X1, giving the protein MFAEILAFVILAAPVTSNLPSYIHACGRNTSSVVYGQCIVDNIDNLKSMICNEGLPEFDVPPSGSLTIDKLVIYDTNNLKWNVTDVKMRGFCDLNVNSINVSTDKLHFKIDMMSENIILDAMYNFDIQLLVPLANKGLIHVTLDNSTNKVDVELKEVMKNGVTEIYASKIKSKIDVIKFSFEFNDEEEGSSQQLHKILSQIINDNSKEIINMFKPIVEEMISKLILSIFNKITYNRFKQLFPDEA; this is encoded by the exons CTTCCTACATTCACGCATGCGGACGTAATACTTCCAGCGTTGTCTATGGTCAATGCATTGTAGACAACATCGATAATTTAAAGAGTATGATTTGCAATGAAGGATTACCAGAATTTGATGTTCCTCCCAGTGGGTCACTAACTATTGACAAATTAGTTATTTACgacacaaataatttaaaatggaaCGTGACAGATGTAAAAATGAGAGGTTTTTGTGATTTGAATGTAAACTCTATTAACGTATCTACCGATAAGCTTCATTTCAAGATTGATATGATGTCTGAAAATATTATCCTAGACGCTATGTATAACTTCGATATACAATTACTGGTGCCACTCGCTAACAAAGGACTAATTCACGTTACTTTAG ATAACTCAACCAATAAGGTGGATGTAGAATTAAAAGAGGTAATGAAGAATGGTGTAACAGAAATATACGCATCGAAAATAAAATCGAAGATAGATGTTATAAAATTCAGTTTTGAATTTAATGACGAGGAGGAGGGCTCATCTCAACAACTACATAAAATTCTTTCCCAAATTATAAACGACAACTCCAAAGagattataaatatgtttaaaccAATAGTGGAAGAGATGATATCTAAATTGATTctgtcaatttttaacaaaataacttATAATAGATTTAAGCAATTGTTTCCTGATGAAGCTTGA
- the LOC105198065 gene encoding prefoldin subunit 6 has protein sequence MLIWLWLCLHRILDTHIFRIIMMEEIQIEIDKLRRIENEYSKTLSQLRQKLDGQLHENTMVKKEFDILKEENDVFKRIGPVLVKQDLCEAKQNVDKRMDYIKSELKWVDDKISTSGKELDSQRDVIDKLQQTYQQAQIKVSINQSKS, from the exons ATGCTAATTTGGttatggctttgtttacaccgaatacttgatacgc ATATCTTTCGGATAATCATGATGGAGGAAATTCAAATCGAAATCGACAAGTTAAGACGAATCGAAAATG AATACAGCAAGACACTGAGCCAGCTGAGACAAAAACTAGATGGACAGTTGCATGAAAATACAATGGTGAAAAAGGAGTTCGACATTTTGAAGGAGGAAAACGACGTGTTCAAGCGTATAGGACCTGTACTCGTGAAGCAAGACTTGTGTGAGGCCAAACAGAACGTTGACAAACGCATGGATTACATCAAGTCTGAATT AAAATGGGTAGATGACAAGATATCCACTTCAGGCAAGGAGTTGGATTCACAGAGGGATGTGATAGATAAACTGCAACAAACATATCAGCAAGCCCAAATTAAGGTATCAATAAACCAGTCAAAATCCTAA
- the LOC105199189 gene encoding COMM domain-containing protein 2, which translates to MLLTLKPDHKKHILFLADQSSPVLQDFCKLAVDYLQKGPNVKVYNAAAQKLNVELNVIKQSVEGLVNLLLESCKHKLSAEDFRDSVVALGFTEDKEAILSKLYSVKKDEVSGALEEIGFKLSKYHDLEWRFEVQTASRSLLKQVAPLISLDFSLKNPDNPEEIEHVLLQTDPTNLLHMTQELEEALQESRSQHIRRISKTVK; encoded by the exons ATGCTGTTAACATTGAAGCCGGATCACAAGAAGCACATATTGTTTCTAGCTGATCAATCGTCGCCAG TTTTGCAGGATTTCTGCAAATTAGCTGTGGATTATTTGCAGAAGGGTCCGAATGTCAAAGTGTACAACGCTGCCGCTC AGAAGCTAAACGTTGAGCtaaatgtaattaaacaatCAGTAGAAGGTTTGGTGAATCTCCTTTTGGAAAGCTGCAAGCATAAG CTGAGCGCAGAAGATTTCCGGGATTCTGTGGTGGCTTTAGGTTTCACAGAGGACAAGGAAGCGATACTGAGTAAATTGTACAGCGTTAAAAAGGATGAGGTCTCGGGTGCGCTAGAAGAAATTGGATTTAAACTATCGAAATACCATGACTTGGAATGGAGATTTGAAGTGCAG ACTGCGTCAAGATCCCTGTTGAAACAAGTTGCGCCGCTTATCTCTTTGGATTTCTCATTGAAGAATCCAGATAATCCAGAGGAAATTGAACATGTTCTGCTGCAAACCGATCCGACCAACTTGCTTCACATGACTCAAGAATTGGAAGAAGCTCTGCAAGAAAGTCGCAGTCAGCATATTCGAAGAATTTCCAAAACAGTAAAATGA
- the LOC105199188 gene encoding serum response factor homolog A isoform X2 — protein MVVNGDGANESSVQHQQFILQQVQQQLRELQKELQEIRTQQQQQLQDFRQQLLEELQQQLQHYQQEQQLQQEQQLQQEQQLQQEQQLQQVQQQQIRVRQRGTGRRRSRSRWYFNYHGDFTYSFRGRRQIFHIQM, from the exons ATGGTTGTAAATGGTGATGGGGCTAACGAAAGCTCTGTTCAACATCAACAGTTCATACTGCAGCAAGTACAGCAGCAACTGCGAGAGTTGCAGAAGGAACTGCAAGAAATAAGAacacaacagcagcagcagctgcAAGATTTTCGTCAACAACTGCTAGAAGAGCTGCAACAGCAACTGCAACATTACCAGCAGGAACAACAACTGCAGCAGGAACAGCAACTGCAGCAAGAACAGCAACTGCAGCAGGAACAGCAACTGCAGCAGGTGCAGCAACAACAAATACGtg tacGCCAACGCGGAACGGGGCGCAGGCGATCACGTAGCCGTTGGTATTTTAATTACCATGGAGATTTTACTTATTCATTCCGAGGACGGCGACAGATATTTCATATCCAAATGTAA
- the LOC105199188 gene encoding serum response factor homolog A isoform X1: protein MSVPAMNNVSNDLNLGKMVVNGDGANESSVQHQQFILQQVQQQLRELQKELQEIRTQQQQQLQDFRQQLLEELQQQLQHYQQEQQLQQEQQLQQEQQLQQEQQLQQVQQQQIRVRQRGTGRRRSRSRWYFNYHGDFTYSFRGRRQIFHIQM, encoded by the exons ATGAGCGTACCCGCTATGAACAACGTATCGA ATGATCTGAATTTAGGCAAGATGGTTGTAAATGGTGATGGGGCTAACGAAAGCTCTGTTCAACATCAACAGTTCATACTGCAGCAAGTACAGCAGCAACTGCGAGAGTTGCAGAAGGAACTGCAAGAAATAAGAacacaacagcagcagcagctgcAAGATTTTCGTCAACAACTGCTAGAAGAGCTGCAACAGCAACTGCAACATTACCAGCAGGAACAACAACTGCAGCAGGAACAGCAACTGCAGCAAGAACAGCAACTGCAGCAGGAACAGCAACTGCAGCAGGTGCAGCAACAACAAATACGtg tacGCCAACGCGGAACGGGGCGCAGGCGATCACGTAGCCGTTGGTATTTTAATTACCATGGAGATTTTACTTATTCATTCCGAGGACGGCGACAGATATTTCATATCCAAATGTAA